In Arachis hypogaea cultivar Tifrunner chromosome 2, arahy.Tifrunner.gnm2.J5K5, whole genome shotgun sequence, a genomic segment contains:
- the LOC112723331 gene encoding zinc finger BED domain-containing protein RICESLEEPER 2-like, translating to MLVAALKHQKAFELLEMQDKKFVEELNKGRGVPSIQDWDYAKSVLPFLEMFYDATLRISGSSYVTSNLYMKEVFALGRRIQQYRDDNDLSISLMTSKMKEKYNKYWENAKTINMLLLIAVVLDPCHKLDYVEWCLVNSFGVEVGGELKTKLYSCLHSLYNLYQGAEEGNQDDTLSQPSASDKAKDIYDMGLYCRSTGHKSNLKSELDHYLNEDCELDDKPLDILGWWKVNSNRFSILANMARDILAIPVSTVASEFAFSMGGRIIDQYRSLLTPKMVEALVFTEDWLKGDLFSSLAPENFEELEKVEQDLILSEDITCSVGPGSITLEDG from the exons ATGTTAGTAGCAGCCTTAAAGCATCAGAAGGCATTTGAGCTATTAGAGATGCAAGACAAAAAATTTGTTGAAGAATTAAACAAGGGAAGAGGGGTACCTTCAATTCAAGATTGGGATTATGCTAAGTCCGTCTTaccatttttagagatgttttacgATGCTACACTTCGCATCTCTGGATCCTCTTATGTCACCAGTAACTTGTACATGAAAGAAGTGTTTGCTCTTGGAAGGAGGATTCAACAATATCGTGATGATAATGATTTGAGCATAAGTCTTATGACAAGTAAGATGAAAGAAAAATACAACAAGTATTGggaaaatgcaaaaactattaacaTGTTGTTGTTAATTGCTGTAGTTCTAGATCCTTGCCATAAGTTGGATTATGTTGAGTGGTGCCTAGTTAATTCTTTTGGTGTGGAAGTGGGCGGTGAATTGAAGACAAAGTTGTATTCTTGTCTTCATTcactttataatttatatcaaggtGCAGAGGAAGGAAACCAAGATGATACCCTCTCCCAACCGAGTGCAAGTGATAAAGCCAAAGACATTTATGATATGGGGTTATATTGCCGATCAACCGGTCACAAatccaatcttaaatctgaaCTTGATCATTATTTGAATGAAGACTGTGAGCTAGATGATAAGCCTTTGGATATTCTAGGATGGTGGAAGGTTAACTCGAATCGGTTTTCCATCCTAGCAAATATGGCACGGGACATATTGGCTATACCAGTTTCAACAGTGGCTTCTGAGTTTGCTTTTAGTATGGGAGGAAGAATCATCGATCAATATCGTAGCTTATTGACGCCTAAGATGGTAGAAGCCCTTGTATTTACCGAAGATTGGCTTAAAGGAGACTTATTCTCTTCTCTTGCACCTGAGAATTTCGAAGAGCTTGAAAAGGTCGAGCAAG ATTTGATTTTATCAGAGGACATTACTTGTTCAGTGGGTCCAGGTTCAATTACGCTTGAGGATGGCTAG